One Deinococcus grandis DNA window includes the following coding sequences:
- a CDS encoding 2Fe-2S iron-sulfur cluster-binding protein: MTQQLTVQVQGFGEIQANAGERLVLALERGGVDVLHRCGGAARCTTCRVSFQEGEPDAMTAAEFDKLTEKGLLGQARLSCQIECAPGMSVTPLQTASSSSLEPGKAPAEQIEPDPVWTTRPGASTEG, translated from the coding sequence ATGACGCAACAGCTGACGGTGCAGGTGCAGGGCTTCGGGGAGATTCAGGCGAACGCCGGGGAGCGGCTGGTGCTGGCCCTGGAGCGGGGCGGCGTGGACGTCCTGCACCGCTGCGGGGGCGCAGCGCGCTGCACGACCTGCCGGGTCAGTTTTCAGGAGGGCGAGCCGGACGCCATGACCGCCGCCGAGTTCGACAAGCTGACCGAGAAGGGCCTGCTGGGGCAGGCGCGCCTGTCCTGCCAGATCGAGTGCGCGCCCGGCATGAGCGTCACGCCGCTCCAGACGGCGAGCAGCAGCAGCCTGGAGCCCGGCAAGGCCCCCGCCGAGCAGATCGAGCCCGACCCGGTGTGGACCACCCGCCCCGGCGCCTCCACCGAGGGCTGA
- a CDS encoding DUF4388 domain-containing protein, with amino-acid sequence MTAGDGAACLVVSPQLSRALSHAALIEAAGWSATTATGGLHALTQIEREKPYLVTIDPLLEDLSPADLHEILRDDPATAETIVLIPGAQRPARYGGPFDVTVPAGLTAPDALALALQVLGGATAPRWHDPESAALSGDLSTLPLTEILLCAQELQLSGLLLIHAAQPAHVVLRRGEIIDAECGDRTAQQAVTHLLSSRLPGSFRFHLMSPDPLGAYPRGVTVPTARLLMEAAVHEDHAQAAPHQSALEAS; translated from the coding sequence ATGACCGCGGGCGACGGGGCCGCCTGCCTGGTGGTGTCCCCCCAGCTGTCGCGCGCCCTGTCGCACGCCGCGCTGATCGAAGCGGCCGGCTGGAGCGCCACCACCGCCACCGGCGGCCTGCACGCCCTGACGCAGATCGAACGCGAGAAACCGTACCTCGTGACCATCGACCCGCTGCTCGAGGACCTCAGCCCCGCCGACCTGCACGAGATCCTGCGGGACGACCCGGCCACCGCCGAGACCATCGTCCTGATTCCCGGCGCGCAGCGGCCTGCCCGCTACGGCGGCCCGTTCGACGTGACGGTCCCGGCCGGACTGACCGCGCCCGACGCGCTGGCCCTGGCGCTGCAGGTGCTGGGCGGCGCCACCGCCCCGCGCTGGCACGACCCGGAGAGCGCCGCGCTGAGCGGCGACCTGAGCACCCTGCCCCTGACCGAGATCCTGCTGTGCGCGCAGGAACTGCAACTCTCGGGCCTGCTGCTGATCCACGCGGCGCAGCCCGCCCACGTGGTCCTGCGCCGCGGGGAGATCATCGACGCGGAATGCGGCGACCGCACCGCCCAGCAGGCCGTCACGCATCTGCTCAGCAGCCGCCTGCCGGGCAGCTTCCGCTTTCACCTCATGTCCCCGGACCCGCTCGGCGCGTACCCTCGGGGAGTGACGGTCCCCACCGCCCGCCTGCTCATGGAGGCAGCCGTGCACGAGGACCACGCCCAAGCCGCTCCGCACCAATCCGCCCTGGAGGCCTCATGA
- a CDS encoding hybrid sensor histidine kinase/response regulator, with amino-acid sequence MTSLTSPVMDPELTATYLQDARSVAAGLEDATVDLWVPDDRARALDSLWVLSHRLHGTAGLYGHPQTAALAALLERLMEGRAHLNTDAAVPVLTGILERAGTCFAQALNRIEQGSSEGDVGLMFADLGGPAQVTELLRTQPFALQARQARSETQEEPPFAVVNAAIWEDFGPEAAELTATLRAGLHADTPDLTALFRAAHTLKGSSAMVGLAEMAEVGHAMEDLLGAAREDAVTLDRALPLIDDGLNVVDLVLAHAEGQVREAPQARIQAYRAAVSALLSGQDPATLIPAAEAAATPVPEARLSVRVDSARLDGMLDDVAGLVAARARLNGLLLRQQQVARSLDAAHERVQRTVRDFEERYLNPNLTPGGASAGVPLDRLPGQARPGTDLGLQDRLADFGALELDSYDDLNILARAVTELSADLVEVRAQTAQAIGALGDELTGLEKLTRQLRVELSRARLVPLERVTAPLHRWAGRRDDLTLTVHGEDSLIDAQYAAPLGQALLHLLTNAAVHGAQSPDERAAHGKPALLQVGVDAHVADGHLHVTVRDDGRGLNYDALRQRALQSGHLSAGELNAMTDAQTAQLVFLPGLSTAAQVTQEAGRGVGMDVVREAITRLGGRVSISSVPGEGTATTLHVPVAQQIADVLVLRAGAQRVAVLASQVQGMTVLDGDAPHGSVDLSDLWGEAPAQTRYVARLSVPEADGGTLHVIVDEFQSIEEIVLRPAGNLLSPLEYLSGMTTLNDEHGQAYPVAVLNPAGLRRARAAQRTATSAATQSAGRILLVDDSLSVRRHVGRSLERFGYQVATASDGQEALERLLAGEQADLLLSDLEMPRMNGFELLRAVRSSPAHAQLPVVIMTTRAGEKHQQLAMELGANDYLAKPAEERLLHRRLDALIAAGVRA; translated from the coding sequence GTGACGTCCCTCACCTCCCCGGTCATGGACCCGGAACTGACCGCCACCTACCTGCAAGACGCCCGCAGCGTCGCCGCCGGACTGGAGGACGCCACCGTCGACCTGTGGGTCCCGGACGACCGCGCCCGCGCCCTGGACAGCCTGTGGGTCCTCAGCCACCGCCTGCACGGCACCGCCGGCCTGTACGGCCACCCGCAGACCGCCGCGCTCGCCGCGCTGCTCGAACGCCTCATGGAAGGCCGCGCGCACCTGAACACCGACGCGGCCGTTCCGGTCCTCACCGGGATCCTCGAGCGGGCCGGCACCTGCTTCGCGCAGGCCCTGAACCGCATCGAGCAGGGCAGCAGCGAGGGTGACGTGGGCCTGATGTTCGCCGACCTGGGCGGCCCCGCCCAGGTGACCGAACTGCTGCGCACCCAGCCGTTCGCGCTGCAGGCCCGGCAGGCCCGCAGCGAGACGCAGGAGGAACCGCCGTTCGCGGTCGTGAACGCCGCCATCTGGGAGGACTTCGGGCCCGAGGCGGCCGAACTGACCGCCACGCTGCGCGCCGGTCTGCACGCCGACACGCCCGACCTGACCGCCCTGTTCCGCGCCGCGCACACCCTGAAAGGCAGCAGCGCCATGGTGGGCCTCGCCGAGATGGCCGAGGTCGGGCACGCCATGGAAGACCTGCTGGGCGCCGCCCGCGAGGACGCCGTCACCCTGGACCGCGCCCTGCCGCTGATCGACGACGGCCTGAACGTCGTGGACCTCGTACTCGCCCACGCCGAGGGTCAGGTCCGCGAGGCCCCGCAGGCCCGCATCCAGGCCTACCGCGCCGCCGTGAGCGCCCTGCTGAGCGGTCAGGACCCGGCGACCCTGATCCCCGCTGCCGAGGCCGCCGCCACCCCCGTGCCGGAAGCGCGCCTGAGCGTCCGCGTGGACAGCGCCCGCCTGGACGGCATGCTCGACGACGTCGCCGGACTGGTCGCCGCGCGCGCCCGCCTGAACGGCCTGCTGCTGCGCCAGCAACAGGTCGCCCGCAGCCTCGACGCCGCGCACGAACGCGTGCAGCGCACCGTCCGTGACTTCGAGGAACGCTACCTGAACCCCAACCTGACCCCCGGCGGGGCCAGCGCCGGCGTGCCCCTGGACCGCCTGCCCGGCCAGGCCCGCCCCGGCACGGACCTGGGCCTGCAGGACCGCCTCGCGGACTTCGGGGCGCTGGAACTCGACAGTTACGACGACCTGAACATCCTCGCGCGCGCCGTGACCGAGCTGAGCGCCGACCTCGTGGAGGTCCGCGCGCAGACCGCGCAGGCCATCGGCGCCCTGGGCGACGAACTGACCGGCCTGGAAAAACTCACCCGTCAGCTGCGCGTGGAACTCAGCCGCGCCCGCCTCGTGCCCCTTGAGCGCGTCACCGCGCCCCTGCACCGCTGGGCGGGCCGCCGCGACGACCTGACACTGACCGTGCACGGCGAGGACAGCCTGATCGACGCGCAGTACGCCGCGCCGCTCGGGCAGGCGCTGCTGCACCTCCTGACGAACGCCGCCGTCCACGGCGCGCAGAGCCCCGATGAGCGCGCCGCGCACGGCAAGCCCGCGCTGCTGCAGGTCGGCGTGGACGCCCACGTCGCCGACGGCCACCTGCACGTCACCGTGCGCGACGACGGGCGGGGCCTGAACTACGACGCGCTGCGCCAGCGCGCCCTGCAGTCCGGGCACCTCAGCGCCGGGGAACTGAACGCCATGACCGACGCGCAGACCGCGCAACTGGTGTTCCTGCCCGGCCTGAGCACCGCCGCGCAGGTCACGCAGGAAGCCGGGCGCGGCGTCGGCATGGACGTCGTGCGCGAGGCCATCACCCGCCTGGGCGGCCGCGTCAGCATCAGCAGCGTCCCCGGAGAGGGCACCGCCACCACCCTGCACGTCCCGGTCGCGCAGCAGATCGCCGACGTGCTCGTCCTGCGCGCCGGTGCCCAGCGCGTCGCCGTGCTCGCCAGTCAGGTGCAGGGCATGACCGTCCTGGACGGCGACGCCCCGCACGGCAGTGTGGACCTCAGCGACCTGTGGGGCGAGGCGCCCGCCCAGACCCGCTACGTGGCCCGCCTGTCGGTCCCCGAAGCGGACGGCGGCACCCTGCATGTCATCGTGGACGAATTCCAGAGCATCGAGGAAATCGTGCTGCGTCCCGCCGGGAACCTCCTGAGCCCCCTGGAGTACCTGAGCGGCATGACCACCCTGAACGACGAGCACGGCCAGGCGTACCCGGTCGCCGTGCTGAACCCGGCCGGACTGCGCCGCGCCCGCGCCGCCCAGCGCACCGCGACCAGTGCCGCCACCCAGAGCGCCGGACGCATCCTGCTCGTCGACGACAGCCTCAGCGTGCGCCGCCACGTGGGCCGCAGCCTGGAACGCTTCGGGTACCAGGTCGCCACCGCCAGCGACGGCCAGGAAGCCCTGGAACGCCTGCTGGCCGGCGAGCAGGCCGACCTGCTCCTGAGCGACCTGGAAATGCCCCGCATGAACGGCTTCGAGCTGCTGCGCGCCGTGCGCTCCAGCCCCGCCCACGCGCAGCTGCCCGTCGTGATCATGACCACCCGCGCCGGGGAGAAACACCAGCAGCTGGCCATGGAACTCGGCGCGAACGACTACCTCGCCAAACCCGCCGAGGAACGCCTGCTGCACCGCCGCCTCGACGCCCTGATCGCCGCCGGGGTCCGCGCATGA
- a CDS encoding response regulator, translating to MNPADINPPITVLVVDDSVSVRKALERILAPQGYLIRMADSAENALESLEPLPDLVLADILMPGMSGLELTRIMGDRGLNVPVMLMSGIVDEVTQRDAQTAGARGVLRKPFTPAELMPTIEPQVMAALDARAQRDGAAPAATPPTPVTPMPAAAAPATPMAAQPAPAPVQPSAAQTSAAQPAPFQPAPTFTPAPPAHSGPLAGLNAVPGVLGATLYDADGERQDQFGPDLPESFAMYARFMVTAAATASHHLNRGDLGSILLSYAGQTLLLSPHRDGQLVTLLASSDAAPAAQRWQAAQHN from the coding sequence ATGAACCCAGCTGACATCAACCCACCCATCACCGTTCTGGTCGTGGACGACTCCGTGAGCGTCCGCAAGGCCCTGGAACGCATCCTGGCCCCCCAGGGCTACCTGATCCGCATGGCCGACAGCGCCGAGAACGCCCTGGAGAGCCTCGAACCCCTGCCGGACCTCGTGCTGGCCGACATCCTGATGCCCGGCATGAGCGGCCTGGAGCTCACGCGGATCATGGGTGACCGCGGCCTGAACGTCCCCGTGATGCTCATGAGCGGCATCGTGGACGAGGTCACGCAGCGCGACGCGCAGACGGCCGGGGCGCGCGGCGTGCTGCGTAAACCCTTCACGCCCGCCGAACTGATGCCCACCATCGAACCGCAGGTCATGGCCGCCCTGGACGCCCGCGCGCAGCGGGACGGCGCCGCGCCCGCCGCCACGCCGCCCACGCCCGTCACGCCCATGCCCGCAGCGGCCGCGCCCGCGACGCCGATGGCGGCGCAGCCCGCGCCCGCCCCTGTCCAGCCCAGTGCCGCCCAGACAAGCGCCGCGCAGCCCGCTCCGTTCCAGCCCGCCCCCACCTTCACGCCCGCCCCGCCCGCGCACAGCGGCCCGCTGGCCGGACTGAACGCCGTACCCGGCGTGCTGGGCGCCACGCTGTACGACGCCGACGGTGAACGCCAGGACCAGTTCGGCCCGGACCTGCCCGAAAGCTTCGCCATGTACGCCCGCTTCATGGTGACGGCCGCCGCCACCGCCAGCCACCACCTGAACCGCGGGGACCTGGGCAGCATCCTGCTCAGCTACGCCGGTCAGACCCTGCTGCTCAGCCCCCACCGCGACGGGCAGCTCGTCACGCTGCTCGCCAGCAGCGACGCCGCGCCCGCCGCGCAGCGCTGGCAGGCCGCGCAGCACAACTGA
- a CDS encoding DUF421 domain-containing protein → MNAEVVPFDWARMFLGDTPPLFLLEIVFRTTVIFGWLLLLLRFTGKRGMAQLSPLELAIVIGLGSAAGDPMFYPEVPLLHAMLVMTLVVGLQALMARLVIRSERVETFMEGVPVELVRDGVLSGRALEASNLSREDLFERLRAQGVRQLGEVQRAYFEQDGNLTVFTHAQDAPPGLPVVPPWDLEPPPVVQPGEPVRGPLACLGCGTTRDPDPSGQQDAGALQACACGSDRFTPATTDPLAPPSTASEAPGTADDRAPGRDGGGRGPLAGSGPGSG, encoded by the coding sequence ATGAACGCCGAGGTGGTGCCCTTCGACTGGGCGCGGATGTTCCTGGGGGACACGCCGCCACTGTTCCTGCTGGAGATCGTCTTCCGGACCACCGTGATCTTCGGGTGGCTGCTGCTGCTGCTGCGGTTCACGGGCAAGCGCGGCATGGCGCAGCTCAGCCCGCTGGAACTGGCGATCGTGATCGGCCTGGGCTCCGCCGCTGGCGACCCGATGTTCTACCCGGAGGTCCCGCTGCTGCACGCCATGCTGGTCATGACGCTCGTGGTGGGCCTGCAGGCCCTGATGGCGCGGCTGGTGATCCGCAGCGAACGCGTGGAGACCTTCATGGAGGGCGTCCCGGTGGAACTCGTGCGGGACGGCGTGCTCAGCGGCCGGGCGCTGGAGGCGTCGAACCTCAGCCGCGAGGACCTGTTCGAGCGTCTGCGCGCCCAGGGCGTGCGGCAACTGGGCGAGGTGCAGCGCGCGTACTTCGAGCAGGACGGGAACCTGACGGTGTTCACGCACGCGCAGGACGCCCCGCCGGGCCTGCCGGTCGTGCCGCCCTGGGACCTGGAACCGCCCCCGGTCGTGCAGCCCGGCGAGCCCGTGCGCGGCCCGCTGGCCTGCCTGGGCTGCGGCACCACCCGCGACCCGGACCCGTCCGGGCAGCAGGACGCGGGGGCGCTACAGGCCTGCGCGTGCGGCAGTGACCGGTTCACCCCCGCCACGACCGACCCCCTGGCGCCCCCCTCAACGGCCAGCGAGGCGCCGGGTACCGCGGATGACCGCGCCCCGGGCCGCGACGGCGGCGGCCGCGGCCCGCTGGCTGGCTCCGGCCCCGGCAGCGGCTGA